In Thermoplasmata archaeon, the following are encoded in one genomic region:
- a CDS encoding MGMT family protein: MVARRPRHEPARRAAALARIASVIASVPRGRVITYGQAAAAAGFPGGARLTVWALHRFDGLPWHRVVAAGGRIALSGVDGTEQRLRLRLEGVEFRNGRVRFDRHVGSPRRRLGRGRAGGPPTGRLEARRATSRRWSDPTTRGRSRVRRR, encoded by the coding sequence GTGGTGGCCCGACGTCCGCGTCACGAGCCGGCGCGTCGAGCCGCGGCACTGGCACGGATCGCGTCCGTGATCGCCTCCGTCCCCCGCGGGCGTGTCATCACCTATGGGCAAGCCGCCGCAGCCGCCGGGTTCCCCGGCGGGGCTCGCCTGACGGTCTGGGCGCTCCACCGGTTCGACGGCCTGCCGTGGCACCGGGTCGTCGCGGCGGGAGGAAGGATCGCGCTATCGGGCGTCGACGGCACGGAGCAGCGTCTTCGCCTGCGGCTGGAAGGAGTCGAGTTTCGGAACGGGCGAGTGCGGTTCGATCGCCACGTCGGGAGTCCCCGCCGGAGGCTCGGGCGCGGCCGCGCTGGCGGCCCACCGACCGGACGGCTCGAGGCTCGCCGGGCTACCAGTCGACGGTGGTCCGATCCGACCACTCGCGGACGATCTCGCGTCCGGCGTCGGTGA